CACCTTGTCCATCATTTGCTGTTACTATACCTTTTGAACTAGGTGCTTTTAATGTTATAGTTCCATAGTTTTTAAAAGTAGTTCCTTTTCCAGTTGAATATACTGCTATTGCACTTTGTGCTGCTGGTTCTATTGTAATATTAGCACCAGCTGCATTTATTCCTGTTGCCCCATTTTCAAGATACATTCCTATTGCTTTTTTACCAGTAATATTAATTGTTCCTTGGTTTTCAGCAGTTGAACCTACTCCTGAAGCATACATTCCTATTGAATTGTCATAATTAACATTAATAGTTCCTGTATTTATAACATGTCCAACTCTATTTTGGGTAGTGTCCTTAGTATTTGTATATCCTGCTGCCATACCTATACTATATAATTCATTTTCTAGATCTGTTTTACCTACTGTTATTGTAGCAGCATTTCTAGCAATTCCTGTTCCTCCTACTCTATATGCACTGTATACTCCAACATTTCCTGTTCCACTAGAGAAATCCATACTTGCACTAGCATTATTTGTTAAATTTCCAGCTACATAGTATCCATAGTTTCCATTTCCAGTAGATGTTATCTTAGTATTTCCTATAACATTTGATCTTGCATTAGATGTATAAGTATATACTGCATCTCCTGGTAATTGAACAGAACTTAAATTATTATTTATTGTTGAACTTCCTGCTCCAGCATCAACTATACCAATAGATCCTTGTCCTATAGTGAAAGATGATAAGTTATTGTTAACTGTTCCACCATTTCCAACATAGTAAACTCCAACTGCTTCTTTATTAGTTCCTAATGTTTTTCCTATTGACATTTTAGAACCAGCTTGTAGGTCAACATTTCCATTTTTAGCATAAATACCTGTTCCACCATCTCCAACTTCAACTTTTGCATTATTTTCAATAGTTGCTGTTACAGTAGTTCCATAAACACCTATTGAACCATTTCCAGCTTTTACAGTAGTTCCTGTTAAACTTCTAAAACTTCCTCCATCTTTTAAATGAACTGCAACACTTTGATCTTTTCCAGTAGTATTTCCTACTGCTATTGTGTTAAGGTTTAGAATTGTATGTCCTGCTCCTTCAGCATGTATTCCTATTGAACCTGTTCCTGTTAAGTTTATTCTACCATTATTATCATAAGTATATGCTGTTCCTTTTTTTACAACTATACCCTTTGCTCCTTCTTGTGTAGAATTAATTTGTCCTAGATGAGTAACATCTGTTCCTTCTTCCATGTATATTCCAGTAGCACTTTTTCCAAGAGTTAATATTCCTGTATTTCTTACAGTTCCAGTTGCACCTTTTGAATAAAGTGCTGCTCCATTAGCTCCTACTGTTATATTACCATTATTTACAATTCTTGCACCATTTACTCCATAAGCTCCAACTGAATTATTACCTGTTAAAGTAATTGACTTTCCAGCTGCTATTGTTAACTCAGGTGTTGTTCCTGCTTTTCTTCCATTTAGATAGAAAGCTACACTTTCTGCTCCACTCAATGTTAGATTAGAATTCCAATTAACAGTAGAATTTTTAGCACTTACTAATGTTACTTTATTTCCAGCAAATGTCTTATTCTTATTATAAGTTAAAACTGAGTTATCCATTGAGAAATATGAGAAACTCTTATTATTTGATACTATATTTAGGTTTTCAGTTAAGCCTGAACCAGCATTAAATGTCATATCTTTTAAGTTAAAGATAGAGTTTTCATTTCCATTTAATGTTACTTTAGAAGAGAAATTCAATGTTCTTCCTGCAAATGATCCACCTAAGTTAAATGCTACAGCTTTATTTGTTAAAATAATATTT
This is a stretch of genomic DNA from Fusobacterium simiae. It encodes these proteins:
- a CDS encoding beta strand repeat-containing protein, with protein sequence AGQVALFQGNYDEGGTSKGKVGEISIINNGTIRLTGNSTGNATTTAMAGDFITLTNNGAIEVTGNNTVGIYGAGGSKITNSKTGTITVGQEGVALYGANRLGSSTLGDKTISVTNAGTLKGVSGKTKVFGIFAENDLALNSNISKAALTNSGTIDFTNSKQSIGIHSINSTVTNTGDIKIGEGGAAINAQNSNITSAGNIILTNKAVAFNLGGSFAGRTLNFSSKVTLNGNENSIFNLKDMTFNAGSGLTENLNIVSNNKSFSYFSMDNSVLTYNKNKTFAGNKVTLVSAKNSTVNWNSNLTLSGAESVAFYLNGRKAGTTPELTIAAGKSITLTGNNSVGAYGVNGARIVNNGNITVGANGAALYSKGATGTVRNTGILTLGKSATGIYMEEGTDVTHLGQINSTQEGAKGIVVKKGTAYTYDNNGRINLTGTGSIGIHAEGAGHTILNLNTIAVGNTTGKDQSVAVHLKDGGSFRSLTGTTVKAGNGSIGVYGTTVTATIENNAKVEVGDGGTGIYAKNGNVDLQAGSKMSIGKTLGTNKEAVGVYYVGNGGTVNNNLSSFTIGQGSIGIVDAGAGSSTINNNLSSVQLPGDAVYTYTSNARSNVIGNTKITSTGNGNYGYYVAGNLTNNASASMDFSSGTGNVGVYSAYRVGGTGIARNAATITVGKTDLENELYSIGMAAGYTNTKDTTQNRVGHVINTGTINVNYDNSIGMYASGVGSTAENQGTINITGKKAIGMYLENGATGINAAGANITIEPAAQSAIAVYSTGKGTTFKNYGTITLKAPSSKGIVTANDGQG